The sequence below is a genomic window from Maylandia zebra isolate NMK-2024a linkage group LG18, Mzebra_GT3a, whole genome shotgun sequence.
GCACTCTCCCCCTAGCTACTAGCATCGCTAGCTGTAATTATAGCacctgacattaaagaaacgGTTTTTTTAAGTATTACCAGTCCACGTACCACGAATTAAAAGCTACTGCTATAATAATCAGGCTTTCCGAGGTAGTAATTAATAACTTACCCGCGTCCGCACTATTTCTCTTATGTTAATCAGCTAACTCGACAGTCCAATCAAAACATCTGTATcttagtatttattttaattcaatgtaactttattagtgccgaaaacacacacagcattgCGTGACAACTGTGTTATTAATACTATTCGCCTCACACTTTGAGCACCATGACACAAGGAATCAAATGTTATCTGAACTGTATATGAAGTTGTCCATAGTCCAGCTCTGTTTACTGCTGAGAAAAGCCATAAAAGAATAGGCAAAGCTAATCCTACAAGCAATTTATACAGTACAAATCAGCGCTGCACAAATTCCTGACAAGTAAACGGAGTACAGTATTTGACTTGGCTTAATAGTGTAGATCATTTCAAGTGCGTTTAGGTGAATTTAATCAAGTGTAATTTGAGTGGATGTTACTGAAAAGTAATTAATGTCTAAGGGCAAATTTAAACTGTTGTGTATTCACGCTGCTGTTGTATTACTATACTCCACAGGAAAAGTAATCGCACTCGATACCTCTATTGTTGTAAATCAGTTCCGTGCAGCAACGCCTACACTGAGGTAAGCATGATGTGATGCTGTTCTGTTCTGTTAAACTGAAGTAAACGTTATTTTTTCTATCTCTTTACTGTTTATCATGGTGTATTAATTCCTTATATCAAACCTGGTACACTGGGTGCCTAGAAAAATACAAACACTTGTAGAATAGTAGACATTTGAATTAAAATAATCCTGCAATAACATTTCTaaagattttaattttttttctttcattcatttcacttaatttgttcttttaAAGGTTGCACTGTGTTATCAGTGCATGAGATTAAAAATATTAGAAAGGGCTTACAAAAATCACCACATCCTGCAACTATACAGCCAATTAGTGTAAACAAGACCTCACTGACACCAGTAAAATACACTCACTGGTCAcattgttaggtacaccttgccaGTATTGGGTTGAACCCATGTTTATCTTCAGAAAAACCTTAATTCTTTGTTGCATAGATTAAAGAAGGGGctagaaacattcctcagaggcTTGCTGACAGGAGCGGCACCTTGTGTGGTCTTCTGCCTATCTTCTTTAAGGTTCAGCGTGTCATGCTCAGATAtgttcttctgcataccttggttttaACAAATGATTATTTGAGTTAATGTTGCTTTCCTATgggaagcagtctggccatccTTCTCTGGCCTCTGGCATAAATAAGGCGTTTTCACCCAGAGAGCTACTGCTttttggatattttctctttttcagaccattctctatAAACCCTCGAGGTAGCTGTGCAGGAAAAAGTCTTTCTATTCTTATTTGTCTGTGTATATTTGTGAAATGCTCTTGATTTCTCTTCTTCAGCCCCCTCACAGGTCTCTTCTTTCGCACACTCACTTTCCTGGAACATGGCATAAAACCGGTCTTTGTGTTTGATGGAAAGCCTCCTGGAGAAAAGAAGGCTGTTGTAAGACACAAACCTGCATGTATAGTTTTTGACTTAACATGATACTAAACATTTCCTGGCATGTTTAAGAACACTTTAGGTCAGAGAGACTAGTCTACAGTAAATATTTTCAACGTGTAGGTAAATTTGATCACTGCCAGATAACAGAGATACAGACGGCTGTGACTGATTGAAAATTGTTGTTTCTGCAGCTTGAGAAGCGAGCCCAGACAGCAGGTAGGAATTACTCAAACTGGACGGGCACAGGTAGGTCTGTGCAGAAAATGCACAAAGACTTGAGTTTTCAGTGGTTGTAGAACAGGGGTGATCTACTGGGAATAttattttgatgtgtttttcctctgtgCTCACTGCAGCGTCATTACAGACTAAAGAATGTCTTCAGCTCCTGAAGTATCTTGGTGTACCTGTTATCCAGGTACGACCTGCTAAgtaatgaaaatgtttgtgcAATATTTcatctcttcttcctcctctgcagatTTCTCTTCATGCATGTCACTTTTGTCTCTCAGGCTCCAGGGGACGCTGAGGCACTGTGCGCTCAGCTGGTGAGAGAGGGAACTGTGCACGCTGTGGCCTCAGAGGACATGGACACGCTGCCGTTTGGAGCCAATATTCTTATTCGTCAGCTGAATGCAAAGAAGGACAGGTAGAAACTGTGCAGCTCACTTTACtaaatttgtttatatttaaaaataagaaatatttCAAAGGTTTGCAATGGTTGTTGCATTAATTTAGTGTTCATGATCAGATCCAAAGCTTTATGAGGCTCTCATACGTGTTTTTACGTAAATTATTATGTCAAATGATTAGAATCTCAAGTTATTGTAATAACCTGCTCACTTGCACtaattttctgtatttatagtAGATGAGACGGAGCTCCATAATGACTGTACTTTCTGGCAGCAGGTGGTGAACTATTTTAAACCACAGCCACAAGTCTCACAAGAAAAGTAAAGGAAATCTGCTCCTTACTTTTTCTTGCAGACAGCAGTGGACTGTCAGACAGAAAAGGGCTGCTCGCAGCTCATTAGCAGGTAGTTTACACTCAGTTTCTAAGCCAAGTTGAGATGTggtgtaaaatataaataaaaatagaaagaaaacatttggaaTTCTTATAAGTATGATATTAATTTCAAAATGGGTAAATATATAATGTTGAAACTTCATGCTAGCAAAATCTTTTAGAAAAATTAGCACTGCTGCAGCAAAAGACTGGTTAAAAACAGCTGGTGTAGATACATAAAACATTATGTAGGAGTAGCCAGTGGATAATGGATTGTTGAAATGACTCCACTCTACACCCCTACATAGTTTTATTCATTCAAGACATTTCGAGTTATCGTTTTTACAGACAGAATATCGCGCACGCAAATGCTACCAAAAACATGACCTTGGCGGAGATAACAAACATTAATCCACTGAATTTGCTACACAAGAAAGCTGAAAGCTTTATAAATGGATGAACTACTACACGTCTTAAGGTTTTCTGATATCGTTGATCACTCACTTTGCTGATAACATACAAAGCACAAAATAATCTACTTTTAAACTGTACTCAGAGAGATACAGTATCAACTGAGAACAAATGGCATGTTTGATAAAagcaaatattattattttttaaaaatctatataTGTTACATGTATGGAATAGTTGTGTATTTcgctaaaatgtttaaaaatatagGGGTAAAAAATATAAGAGACGTTATCATTGTATATGAaacattcattttcatgtcttttgtttggttACTTATTCTTAATGTATTATTTCTGCTcgtctttgttttggttttagatTGTGACATCTAGTTGTGAACTAGTTGATCTAGTTGaacttaatgttttatttacgctctttttttttttttttttttttacagtaaagtcATTGAATACTCCTTACCTAAACTATTAGAAAAACTCCAAATTGGTCATAAGGAGGTAAGATTGAAACATTTAGATTTCTCTGAAAGTATGTAATTTATTATAATATATCTGTATTGGACATACTGCTATAGAAATGAACTTTAGCTGTCTTATTctcttattttgtatttgtctgCCAGTTTGTTGACTTGTGTATTTTGCTCGGCTGCGACTACTGTGAAAAGATACCCGGTTTGGGTCCTAAGAGAGCTCTGACCCTGATCCAGAAGCACCATACCATAGAGGATGTGGTTTTGCATATCAACAGAAAGGTATCAGATGGTCTTTGTAGCTTTGGCTTTACCTCTCTTACAAAAGAACATGTGACGTCTAACAAGCCAGTGATATCTGGCCTTTAGACCCATCCTGTTCCAAATATGTGGAAATACAGAGAAGCAAGGAAGATTTTCTTGGATGGACCACAAAGCTCAGCTCCCGAGCTCATCTGGACCGAGCCAAATGAGGAGGCCTTGGTTGAgttcctctgtcacaccaaacGAATTAAGTACGTTTTTTATTGAGCTTTTCTATTGTTCTTcttatagtgtgtgtgtatatatatgtatgtgtatgcatATATAGAATGAATGAAACTATACATATGAAAATTGAAAGTCATCTTTGTTTGATTTTAGGGAGGAGAGGATCCGTAATCGAATGGTGAAGTTCCGTATGATGCGGGAAAATAAACGGGAGGAGAGGGAAAAGGAAAAGGCAGAGGGTGGTGGGAAGCAGACTTGCATTAAGGACTTCTTTAGGGTTACCAGAAAGCGAGTGCAGGTGAGCTCAGAAAACAGTGTTGCAAATATAAATCAAAATGTGTGCGTTTTTAGGaataaaatggtaaaaataacttgaataaAATTAGCTTTTCTTACTTTACCTCTAGCCTGTGGACAATGCAAGCTCCCCAACCAGCAACAGAAAGAGACCAAAGTCAAAATAAGCATGTGCCAGTTGTCTACGCCACAAGGATGGGAGTGTTCATCTCTCAGTTCATCTCTGTCTGGACATCTCAAAAAATTATGGACCATTTCAACATGCGGCTTATCTGTCGTCCCAATCTTGAATATGCACCATAAGAGAAATGTTATTCTGTTCATTTGATCTTGGGTTACGGTAATATttttacaaatgtaaatatttttataggaaaaaaatctttttttacagGATTTATCTTATCAAAGTGCCTTTTACTTTTTAAGAAGAACTCAAAATAGGCATCACACAAGACAGCTCCTCTGACAGTACAGTAAAGTGATCTCATGTGAACAGTATGATCCACAACAATGGAAATCACTGGGTAGTTCTTCAGTGTGTCCAGCAGTTTCCTGCAAAGCCACCAAGAAAAGCAGAGCAGGAGGTGGATGGCTATGAAAGGGAACAGTGTGATCACTGTCAGGGAGGCCAAAACTGGAGACAGCGGATGTCTCATCTCTAGATATTCAATGAGCACCTGTTGTGTAAAGTGTGCCAAGGCAGGGACCAAAGACTTGAATATTAAAACATGTACAAGTGGTATCATGTCTAAAAGAGACACTGAAGTGTTtgaataaatggaaaaatgtgtaGAATTTATGTTCATGctctttgttttgtatttttatatcagtttcagtttgcctttttaaattaaagcaaTCTTTGACTGTGTTTTGTTGCGCGATGTGCTTATGAGCGGATGGACACTGTAAAAGTGCTGTGTTTTCATAGCACATTATTTTCTGAAGCACTTCCAAAGGCAAGTGTTAATTTTAAACCACAATACGAGGCGTCATTCCAAACCAACAGATGGCGCCGGTGGATGAGGAGCTGCTGGGGCTCACTTTTTTCGCGTGTAGGGGAAGAAGTGTGCCAGTCGGTCCGTAGACCTCTCACAGCAAGGTGTCTCTCAGACCACAGTTACCGCCGTAGTACGCGGCAAGTTTGTCCTGAAGACACCCGTCCTGCCCCGCGTCCCTTGACCAAACTCCTCCCATCCCTAGGTAAAACAAGCCGTTGTAGTTTTTCGGTCATGGCGACGAGTGCGAAGCGTAAGCAGGAGGAGACTCATCTGAAGATGCTCCGGGAAATGACTAGCC
It includes:
- the zgc:110269 gene encoding putative flap endonuclease 1 homolog isoform X1, with product MGITKLADLIRSDAPDAISYKDISDYTGKVIALDTSIVVNQFRAATPTLSPLTGLFFRTLTFLEHGIKPVFVFDGKPPGEKKAVLEKRAQTAGRNYSNWTGTASLQTKECLQLLKYLGVPVIQAPGDAEALCAQLVREGTVHAVASEDMDTLPFGANILIRQLNAKKDSKVIEYSLPKLLEKLQIGHKEFVDLCILLGCDYCEKIPGLGPKRALTLIQKHHTIEDVVLHINRKTHPVPNMWKYREARKIFLDGPQSSAPELIWTEPNEEALVEFLCHTKRIKEERIRNRMVKFRMMRENKREEREKEKAEGGGKQTCIKDFFRVTRKRVQPVDNASSPTSNRKRPKSK
- the zgc:110269 gene encoding putative flap endonuclease 1 homolog isoform X2 — protein: MGITKLADLIRSDAPDAISYKDISDYTGKVIALDTSIVVNQFRAATPTLSPLTGLFFRTLTFLEHGIKPVFVFDGKPPGEKKAVLEKRAQTAGRNYSNWTGTASLQTKECLQLLKYLGVPVIQAPGDAEALCAQLVREGTVHAVASEDMDTLPFGANILIRQLNAKKDSKVIEYSLPKLLEKLQIGHKEIPGLGPKRALTLIQKHHTIEDVVLHINRKTHPVPNMWKYREARKIFLDGPQSSAPELIWTEPNEEALVEFLCHTKRIKEERIRNRMVKFRMMRENKREEREKEKAEGGGKQTCIKDFFRVTRKRVQPVDNASSPTSNRKRPKSK